Proteins encoded within one genomic window of Thermodesulfobacteriota bacterium:
- a CDS encoding 3-hydroxyacyl-CoA dehydrogenase family protein has protein sequence MKEISTVGVVGFGVMGAAIGLNAATAGYKVVFKELNDELVKQMYDRWVLSALKKRVEQGKMTQEQMDAVTSKITGTSRYEGLAACDLVIEAAVEKMDLKIQIFEDLSKHCRPDAILVSNTSTFLIEKLMERATNPERTAGLHYFFPANVNRLVEVIRQEKTSDDTYRALMAFAEKNRKIAITVRDFPGFAINPVFISSYAVLDSFYDGGRYNVATLDDISRKALGVRFGIMWVQNGSGLGTAYHAAESMVDYLTATDVGFPPVPASLKAQFASGKPWNLEDGAVLEDAGARAAVQDRLLGAIFAISAHLVEKEVVSPKDMELGICTSLAWPKGPFAMMNELGMEESARLVGVAVKAGDFKMPKAFAGPTPRPWALG, from the coding sequence ATGAAGGAGATCTCTACCGTAGGCGTCGTGGGGTTTGGGGTGATGGGGGCCGCCATCGGCCTCAACGCGGCCACTGCCGGCTACAAGGTCGTCTTTAAGGAGCTCAACGACGAGCTCGTGAAGCAGATGTATGACCGCTGGGTTCTGTCGGCCCTCAAGAAGCGCGTGGAACAGGGCAAGATGACCCAGGAGCAGATGGACGCCGTCACGTCGAAGATCACCGGCACGAGCCGGTACGAGGGGCTCGCCGCGTGCGATCTGGTGATCGAGGCGGCGGTGGAAAAGATGGACCTCAAGATCCAGATCTTCGAGGACCTCTCCAAGCACTGCCGGCCCGACGCCATCCTGGTGAGCAACACCTCGACCTTCCTCATCGAGAAGCTCATGGAGCGCGCCACGAACCCCGAGCGGACCGCGGGCCTGCACTACTTCTTCCCGGCCAACGTGAACCGGCTCGTGGAGGTGATCCGCCAGGAGAAGACCAGCGACGACACCTATCGGGCCCTCATGGCGTTCGCCGAGAAGAACCGCAAGATCGCCATCACCGTGCGCGACTTCCCCGGCTTTGCGATCAACCCCGTCTTCATCTCGAGCTACGCGGTGCTCGACTCCTTCTACGACGGCGGCCGCTACAACGTGGCCACCCTCGACGACATCTCGCGCAAGGCGCTCGGGGTGCGGTTCGGCATCATGTGGGTACAGAACGGTTCGGGCCTGGGAACCGCGTACCATGCCGCTGAGTCGATGGTCGACTACCTGACGGCCACGGATGTGGGCTTCCCCCCCGTGCCGGCGTCGCTCAAAGCGCAGTTCGCGAGCGGCAAGCCATGGAACCTGGAGGACGGGGCGGTGCTGGAGGATGCCGGGGCTCGGGCCGCCGTGCAGGACCGGCTGCTCGGCGCCATCTTCGCGATCTCCGCGCACCTGGTGGAGAAGGAGGTGGTGAGCCCCAAGGACATGGAGCTCGGCATCTGCACGTCGCTCGCCTGGCCCAAGGGCCCCTTTGCCATGATGAACGAGCTCGGGATGGAGGAGTCCGCGCGCCTGGTGGGGGTCGCGGTGAAGGCCGGGGACTTCAAGATGCCGAAGGCCTTCGCCGGCCCCACGCCCCGGCCCTGGGCCCTGGGATGA
- the rnk gene encoding nucleoside diphosphate kinase regulator, with protein sequence MAIRKLYVTEFDKTRLEEVIAVAEEFGRHDRKDLESLSEELDKAEVVSPKHIPPDVVTMNSKVVLRDLDTSEEMTVVLVFPRDANIKKGAISVLAPVGTAILGYAKGDVVEWAVPSGVRRIRIDDVLYQPEAAGDYHL encoded by the coding sequence ATGGCAATACGAAAGCTCTACGTCACAGAGTTCGACAAGACCCGGCTCGAAGAGGTCATTGCGGTGGCGGAGGAGTTCGGCCGCCATGACAGAAAGGACTTGGAGTCTCTGTCGGAAGAATTGGACAAGGCGGAAGTCGTGTCGCCGAAACACATCCCTCCAGACGTCGTGACCATGAACTCGAAGGTCGTCCTGCGCGACCTGGACACGTCGGAAGAAATGACCGTTGTCCTGGTCTTTCCGAGGGATGCAAACATCAAGAAGGGGGCGATCTCGGTTCTCGCCCCCGTAGGCACGGCAATCCTGGGATACGCCAAGGGAGACGTCGTGGAATGGGCCGTCCCGTCCGGAGTGCGTCGCATCCGCATCGATGACGTGCTCTACCAGCCCGAGGCTGCCGGAG